A genomic region of Mycobacterium senriense contains the following coding sequences:
- a CDS encoding class I SAM-dependent methyltransferase encodes MQDPPNKSFDPSMLREAMIRRLYRRLSAEGHIRVPAVPGLIDEYVQLCNNVCATLGVWCPPEQSAQLRAALVAELAKAFKASPRSEVLISYEAPFGTGVNFRVQAEWRTVEADYDQWMAIRPPPLFGTEPDARVLALAAEAADPSVYRVLDVGAGTGRNALALARRGHPVDAVEMTAKFAEVIVAEAAGESLGVNVIQSDVFTAMEGVRDRYQLMVLSEVVSDFRTPHELRGMFELATDCLAQGGRLVFNTFLARDGYVPDDVAVQLSQQCNSMIFTRDEVTAAAAGLPLEPIADDAAYEYEKARLPSDAWPPTGWFEGWAGGLDVFDVQRDDSPIELRWLVFQKAG; translated from the coding sequence GTGCAGGATCCGCCGAATAAGTCGTTCGACCCGTCGATGCTGCGCGAGGCGATGATCAGGCGGCTGTATCGACGATTGTCGGCCGAGGGCCACATCCGGGTGCCGGCGGTGCCGGGCTTGATCGACGAGTACGTCCAGTTGTGCAACAACGTCTGCGCCACCCTGGGCGTCTGGTGCCCACCCGAGCAGTCCGCACAGTTGCGGGCCGCGCTGGTAGCTGAGTTGGCGAAGGCCTTCAAGGCCTCCCCCCGTTCCGAGGTCCTCATCTCGTATGAGGCTCCATTCGGGACCGGCGTGAATTTCCGGGTCCAAGCCGAATGGCGCACGGTCGAGGCCGATTACGACCAGTGGATGGCGATCCGCCCGCCGCCGCTGTTCGGGACCGAGCCCGATGCGCGCGTGCTCGCGCTGGCGGCGGAGGCGGCCGATCCTTCGGTCTATCGCGTGCTCGACGTCGGCGCCGGAACCGGACGCAACGCGCTGGCCCTGGCCCGGCGCGGACACCCGGTCGACGCAGTCGAGATGACCGCGAAGTTCGCGGAGGTCATCGTCGCAGAAGCCGCCGGCGAATCGTTGGGCGTGAACGTCATTCAAAGCGACGTGTTCACGGCGATGGAGGGTGTACGCGATCGGTATCAGCTGATGGTGCTCTCGGAGGTGGTGTCCGACTTCCGCACGCCGCACGAGTTGCGCGGCATGTTCGAACTCGCCACCGATTGCCTGGCCCAAGGTGGGCGCTTGGTCTTCAACACCTTCCTGGCTCGCGATGGCTACGTTCCCGACGACGTCGCGGTGCAACTCAGTCAGCAGTGCAACAGCATGATCTTCACCCGCGACGAGGTGACCGCCGCGGCGGCCGGCCTGCCTCTCGAGCCGATCGCCGACGACGCCGCCTACGAATACGAGAAGGCGCGGTTACCGTCGGACGCCTGGCCGCCGACGGGCTGGTTCGAGGGGTGGGCCGGCGGCCTCGATGTGTTCGACGTTCAGCGCGACGATTCCCCAATAGAGTTGCGCTGGCTGGTGTTTCAGAAAGCGGGTTGA
- a CDS encoding FAD-dependent oxidoreductase: protein MTERTDQPWTANQLDQESGSADVIVVGAGITGLMTAVLLARAGKDVLVLEARTVGACATGNTTAKISLLQGSQLSKVLPRHGRDVARAYVDGNREGQEWVLSHCEAHDVAVQREDAYTYAQSVRGVPSARAELAACQAVGLPAVWDDDADVPFSYHGGVRLADQAQFDPMSFLDSLVVELLGRGGRLVEHTRVRRVSWRGKKVRLHVNDAAQRDVQLQAGQLVLATGIPILDRGGYFARVKPSRSYCLAFKVPGNITRPMMISTDSPTRSVRYAPVADGERLIVGGAGHTVGREKSPSEALDELSKWTRKHYPGAVQTHFWSAQDYTPIDHLPYVGPILPNTESIFIATGFNKWGMTNGPAAASALSSRILGGRMDWARAFASWSPHELTGLATALQANLEVGFNLTKGWITPAVRTHRRSPVDGEGGVVSGPPWHLEARCRVDGTEHRVSPVCPHLGGIVNWNDADNAWECPLHGSRFAPDGTLLEGPATRDLTA from the coding sequence ATGACCGAACGAACCGACCAGCCTTGGACTGCAAACCAGCTTGACCAAGAGTCCGGGTCCGCCGATGTCATCGTCGTGGGCGCCGGCATTACCGGTCTGATGACGGCGGTGCTGCTGGCCCGCGCGGGCAAGGATGTGCTGGTGCTGGAGGCCCGCACGGTGGGGGCGTGCGCGACCGGCAACACCACCGCCAAAATCAGCCTGCTGCAGGGCAGCCAGCTTTCCAAGGTGCTGCCGCGGCACGGCAGGGACGTGGCACGCGCGTATGTCGACGGCAATCGGGAAGGCCAGGAGTGGGTGCTGAGCCACTGCGAGGCGCACGACGTGGCGGTGCAGCGCGAAGATGCCTACACCTACGCCCAGTCGGTGCGGGGCGTCCCGTCGGCGCGAGCCGAACTCGCGGCGTGTCAGGCGGTCGGCCTGCCCGCGGTGTGGGACGACGACGCCGACGTGCCGTTCTCGTATCACGGCGGTGTGCGGCTGGCGGACCAGGCGCAGTTCGACCCGATGTCATTCCTCGACTCGTTGGTTGTCGAGCTGCTGGGTCGCGGTGGGCGGCTGGTCGAGCACACGCGAGTGCGGCGGGTCTCTTGGCGCGGCAAGAAGGTGCGCCTGCATGTCAACGACGCCGCCCAGCGCGACGTCCAACTTCAGGCCGGCCAGCTGGTGCTGGCGACGGGCATCCCGATCCTGGATCGCGGCGGCTACTTCGCGCGGGTGAAGCCGAGCCGGTCCTACTGCTTGGCCTTCAAGGTTCCGGGCAACATCACCCGGCCGATGATGATCTCCACCGACTCGCCGACGCGGTCGGTGCGCTACGCGCCGGTCGCGGACGGTGAGCGGCTGATCGTGGGCGGGGCCGGCCACACTGTGGGCCGTGAGAAGAGCCCGTCCGAGGCGCTGGACGAGTTATCGAAGTGGACGCGCAAGCACTACCCGGGTGCCGTGCAGACCCACTTCTGGTCGGCGCAGGACTACACGCCCATCGACCATCTGCCCTATGTTGGGCCCATCCTGCCGAACACCGAAAGCATCTTTATCGCAACGGGTTTCAACAAGTGGGGGATGACCAACGGTCCGGCCGCGGCGTCGGCGCTGTCGAGCCGCATCCTGGGTGGGCGGATGGATTGGGCCCGGGCCTTCGCCAGCTGGAGTCCGCACGAGCTGACGGGCCTGGCGACGGCCCTGCAGGCCAACCTCGAGGTCGGCTTCAACCTGACGAAGGGCTGGATCACCCCGGCGGTACGCACCCACCGCCGCAGCCCCGTCGACGGCGAAGGCGGGGTGGTGAGTGGCCCGCCGTGGCATCTGGAGGCCCGCTGCCGCGTCGATGGGACCGAGCACCGCGTCTCACCGGTGTGCCCACACCTGGGCGGCATCGTGAACTGGAACGACGCCGACAACGCGTGGGAGTGTCCGCTGCACGGGTCGCGGTTCGCGCCCGACGGCACCTTGCTGGAAGGGCCGGCCACTCGCGACTTGACCGCCTAG
- a CDS encoding L,D-transpeptidase, with protein sequence MMSKNSDQLVGRIMRVSRPRRLLLAVCVIVAAVAAIYVASTSHCPGGHCGQSDAPAKTAGPAQISITPGPGAHDVDPVAPVTVKAENGTLTGVDMVNESGKPVEGVMTPDNTVWKPTVPLGYGRTYTLTVTSTGVSGVAAKQVSSFSTLKPSNQTKVSFTTTSEAALRDGGTYGVGTVIVAHFDEKIADRATAERQLSVTTDPKVEGSWYWVDGQNAHWRPERYYAPGTNVTAEAKIYGIALGDGLFGQDDTKVSFRVGDAHVSIADDATHQVSVFSNGILQRTMPTSMGMGGTEEVGGKTISLWTPSGVYTVLDKGNPVIMDSSTFGLPKNSRLGYRETINWATKISSDGIYLHELDATVWAQGHRDTSHGCLNLNADNAKWFFDFSVPGDVVEVRNSGGPPLTLAQNGDWTLSWDDWRKGSALKPT encoded by the coding sequence ATGATGTCCAAGAACAGTGATCAGCTCGTCGGCCGGATCATGCGAGTCAGCCGGCCCCGCCGACTCTTGCTTGCGGTGTGTGTGATCGTCGCCGCGGTCGCCGCGATATACGTTGCGTCGACGTCACATTGCCCCGGCGGCCACTGCGGTCAAAGCGATGCACCAGCGAAAACCGCTGGGCCGGCCCAGATATCGATCACCCCTGGCCCCGGTGCCCATGACGTCGACCCGGTTGCCCCGGTCACGGTCAAAGCCGAGAACGGGACCCTGACCGGCGTCGACATGGTCAACGAGAGCGGCAAACCGGTCGAGGGCGTCATGACCCCGGACAACACGGTGTGGAAGCCCACCGTCCCGCTGGGCTATGGCCGCACCTACACGCTAACGGTCACCAGCACTGGCGTCAGTGGCGTTGCGGCCAAGCAGGTTTCGTCGTTCTCCACGCTGAAGCCGTCCAACCAGACCAAGGTGTCGTTCACCACCACGTCGGAAGCCGCGCTGCGCGACGGCGGCACCTACGGCGTCGGAACGGTGATCGTGGCGCACTTCGACGAAAAGATCGCCGATCGCGCCACCGCCGAGCGGCAGCTGTCGGTGACCACTGACCCGAAAGTCGAGGGCTCCTGGTACTGGGTCGACGGCCAGAACGCGCATTGGCGGCCCGAGCGCTACTACGCGCCGGGCACGAACGTCACCGCCGAGGCGAAGATCTACGGAATCGCCTTGGGCGACGGCCTGTTCGGGCAAGACGACACCAAGGTGTCCTTCCGTGTCGGCGATGCGCACGTATCGATCGCCGACGACGCCACCCACCAGGTCAGCGTCTTCAGCAACGGAATCCTGCAGCGCACGATGCCCACCAGCATGGGAATGGGCGGTACCGAAGAGGTCGGCGGGAAAACGATCTCGCTGTGGACCCCGTCCGGGGTCTACACCGTCCTGGACAAGGGCAATCCCGTCATCATGGACTCCTCGACGTTCGGCCTGCCCAAGAACTCGAGGCTCGGCTACCGCGAGACCATCAATTGGGCCACCAAGATCAGCTCGGACGGCATCTATCTGCACGAGCTCGACGCGACGGTATGGGCCCAGGGGCACCGCGACACGTCGCACGGCTGCCTGAACCTCAATGCCGACAACGCGAAATGGTTCTTCGACTTTTCGGTGCCCGGCGACGTGGTCGAGGTCCGCAACAGCGGCGGGCCTCCGCTGACGCTGGCGCAGAACGGCGACTGGACGCTCAGCTGGGACGACTGGCGCAAAGGCAGCGCGCTGAAGCCGACCTGA
- a CDS encoding Fur family transcriptional regulator — translation MSSTADYADKLRMADLRVTRPRVAVLEVVDANPHADTETIFSEVRVGLPDVSRQAVYDVLNALTAVGLVRRIQPLGMVARYESRVGDNHHHVVCRSCGIIADIDCAVGDAPCLTPSDDDNVLDGFVLDEAEVIYWGLCADCSATGS, via the coding sequence GTGTCATCGACGGCCGATTACGCGGACAAGCTGCGGATGGCCGATCTGCGGGTGACCCGGCCCAGGGTTGCCGTGCTGGAGGTCGTGGACGCCAATCCGCACGCCGACACCGAGACGATCTTCTCGGAGGTCCGCGTCGGCCTGCCCGATGTGTCGCGCCAAGCCGTCTACGACGTGCTCAATGCGCTGACCGCCGTCGGTTTGGTGCGGCGCATCCAGCCCCTGGGCATGGTCGCGCGCTATGAATCGCGTGTCGGCGACAACCACCACCACGTCGTCTGCCGGTCCTGCGGGATCATCGCCGACATCGACTGCGCCGTCGGCGACGCTCCCTGCCTCACACCCTCCGACGACGACAACGTTCTTGATGGCTTCGTTCTCGACGAGGCCGAAGTCATCTACTGGGGCCTATGTGCCGATTGCTCGGCGACAGGTTCCTAG
- the katG gene encoding catalase/peroxidase HPI — MSSDTSASRPPQPDAGTASKSESENPAIPSPQPKEHAPLTNRDWWPDQIDISTLHPNNPQASPFGQDFDYADEFAKLDVEELKRDLYSVMTTSQDWWPADYGHYGGLFIRMSWHAAGTYRIFDGRGGGGQGMQRFAPLNSWPDNASLDKARRLLWPVKKKYGNKISWADLIIFAGNCALESMGFKTFGFGFGREDVWAPEEILWGEEDTWLGTDKRYSGERDLAQPYGATTMGLIYVNPEGPEGKPDPIAAAIDIRETFGRMAMNDEETAALIVGGHSFGKTHGAGDADLVGPEPEGAPIEQQGLGWKSSYGTGVGKDAITSGLEVVWTPTPTKWDNTFLETLYGYEWELTKSPAGAWQFAAKDGAGAGTIPDPFGGPGRAPTMLVTDIALRESPIYRDITRRWLDHPEELADAFAKAWYKLLHRDMGPITRYLGPWVAEPQLWQDPVPAVDHELVDESDVAALKSRVLESGLSVPQLVKTAWSAASSYRRTDKRGGANGARLRLEPQRSWEVNEPSELDKVLPVLQQIQQDFNASASGGKKISLADLIVLAGSAVVEKAAKDAGYEISVHFAPGRTDATQENTDVESFAVLEPRADGFRNYIRPGEKAPLEQLLQERAYLLGVSGPEMTVLVGGLRALGANHGGSKHGVFTDRPGELTNDFFVNLLDMGTEWKASETAENVYEGHDRASGALKWTATPNDLVFGSNSVLRALAEVYAQDDAQGKFVEDFVAAWVKVMNNDRFDLK; from the coding sequence GTGTCATCTGATACATCCGCAAGCCGTCCACCCCAACCCGACGCCGGGACGGCGAGCAAAAGCGAAAGCGAAAACCCAGCAATCCCTTCACCGCAGCCGAAAGAGCATGCGCCGCTGACTAACCGGGACTGGTGGCCCGACCAGATCGACATATCGACGTTGCACCCGAACAACCCGCAGGCGAGCCCGTTCGGCCAGGATTTCGACTATGCCGACGAGTTCGCCAAGCTCGATGTCGAGGAGCTCAAGCGCGACCTGTACTCGGTGATGACCACCTCGCAGGACTGGTGGCCCGCCGATTACGGCCATTACGGCGGCCTGTTCATCCGCATGAGCTGGCACGCCGCCGGCACCTATCGCATCTTCGACGGCCGCGGCGGCGGCGGGCAGGGAATGCAGCGCTTCGCCCCGCTCAACAGCTGGCCGGACAACGCGAGCCTGGACAAGGCCCGCCGGCTGCTGTGGCCGGTCAAGAAGAAGTACGGCAACAAGATCTCCTGGGCCGACCTGATCATCTTCGCCGGCAACTGCGCCCTGGAGTCGATGGGATTCAAGACGTTTGGGTTCGGCTTCGGCCGCGAGGACGTCTGGGCACCCGAGGAGATCCTTTGGGGTGAGGAGGACACCTGGCTGGGCACTGACAAGCGCTACTCCGGTGAGCGCGACCTCGCCCAGCCCTATGGTGCGACCACCATGGGACTGATCTACGTCAATCCCGAAGGACCCGAAGGCAAGCCCGACCCGATCGCTGCCGCGATCGACATCCGCGAGACCTTCGGCCGGATGGCGATGAACGACGAGGAGACGGCAGCGCTGATTGTCGGCGGCCACAGCTTCGGCAAGACCCACGGCGCCGGCGACGCCGACCTGGTGGGTCCCGAGCCGGAGGGCGCCCCGATCGAACAGCAGGGGCTTGGCTGGAAGAGCTCCTACGGGACCGGCGTGGGCAAGGACGCCATCACCAGCGGGCTGGAGGTCGTCTGGACGCCGACGCCGACCAAGTGGGATAACACTTTCTTGGAGACGCTGTACGGCTACGAGTGGGAGCTGACCAAGAGTCCGGCGGGTGCCTGGCAGTTCGCCGCCAAGGATGGCGCCGGCGCGGGGACCATCCCCGATCCGTTCGGTGGGCCGGGGCGCGCCCCGACGATGCTGGTCACCGACATTGCGTTGCGGGAGTCGCCGATCTACCGCGACATCACCCGGCGCTGGTTGGACCACCCCGAGGAGCTGGCCGACGCGTTCGCCAAGGCGTGGTACAAGCTGCTGCACCGCGATATGGGCCCCATCACCCGCTACCTTGGGCCGTGGGTTGCCGAACCGCAGTTGTGGCAGGACCCGGTCCCGGCCGTCGACCACGAACTGGTCGATGAGAGCGACGTCGCCGCGCTCAAGAGCAGGGTGCTCGAGTCGGGTCTGTCGGTCCCGCAGTTGGTCAAGACGGCGTGGTCGGCGGCGTCCAGCTACCGGCGCACCGACAAGCGGGGTGGGGCGAACGGGGCGCGGTTGCGTCTCGAGCCGCAGCGGAGCTGGGAGGTCAACGAGCCCTCCGAGTTGGACAAGGTGCTGCCGGTGCTGCAGCAGATCCAGCAGGACTTCAACGCCTCGGCCTCCGGCGGCAAGAAGATCTCGCTGGCCGACCTGATCGTGCTGGCCGGCTCGGCGGTGGTCGAGAAGGCGGCCAAGGACGCGGGCTACGAGATCTCGGTGCATTTCGCCCCCGGGCGCACCGACGCCACGCAGGAGAACACCGACGTGGAGTCGTTCGCGGTGCTCGAACCGCGGGCCGACGGGTTCCGCAATTACATCCGTCCCGGCGAGAAGGCACCCCTCGAGCAGCTGCTGCAGGAGCGGGCCTACCTGCTGGGGGTGTCCGGCCCGGAGATGACGGTGCTCGTCGGTGGTCTGCGTGCCCTCGGCGCCAACCACGGCGGCAGCAAGCACGGCGTGTTCACCGACCGGCCGGGCGAGTTGACCAACGACTTCTTCGTCAACCTGCTCGACATGGGCACCGAGTGGAAGGCGTCGGAGACCGCGGAGAACGTCTACGAAGGGCATGACCGGGCCTCCGGCGCGCTCAAGTGGACCGCAACCCCGAATGACCTTGTGTTCGGCTCGAACTCGGTGCTGCGTGCACTGGCCGAGGTCTACGCCCAGGACGACGCCCAGGGCAAGTTCGTCGAGGACTTCGTCGCGGCGTGGGTCAAGGTCATGAACAACGACCGATTCGATCTCAAGTAA
- a CDS encoding DUF1906 domain-containing protein, which translates to MRDSAGPGGRGDRRSPSRRDLFKYAGAYVMAPTLLGLGAGAEAPKASAAGMRLIDFAERRIAPDEIKSAGYDGVVNYVSQSRPGANFEAKPLTRDYADALRAAGLHIVSNFQYGKPGWPDPSDLTRGYDGGVADARTAMQLHSAAGGPNSAPIFFSVDDDIDGNVWNNAAVQWFRGINSVLGVGRTGIYGDAQVCRWAIRDGVVGPSTSAGHQWVWQTRSWSHGDREPAAVLYQTVVNSPGNPGPLLGGINVDVDDVLAADFGQWDLDR; encoded by the coding sequence ATGTCATGGCGCCGACGTTACTGGGCCTGGGCGCGGGCGCCGAGGCCCCGAAGGCGTCGGCTGCCGGCATGCGGCTGATCGATTTCGCCGAGCGCCGGATCGCTCCCGACGAGATCAAGTCGGCCGGCTACGACGGCGTGGTGAATTACGTATCGCAGTCGCGGCCGGGCGCAAACTTCGAGGCCAAACCGCTCACCCGGGACTACGCCGACGCGCTGCGCGCGGCGGGGCTGCATATCGTCAGCAACTTTCAGTACGGCAAGCCCGGCTGGCCCGACCCGTCGGATTTGACCCGGGGCTATGACGGCGGCGTGGCCGACGCGCGCACGGCCATGCAGTTGCACTCCGCCGCGGGAGGCCCGAACTCGGCGCCCATCTTTTTCAGCGTCGATGACGACATCGACGGCAACGTTTGGAATAACGCTGCGGTCCAATGGTTTCGAGGGATCAACTCGGTGTTGGGTGTGGGCCGTACCGGCATCTACGGAGACGCCCAGGTGTGTAGGTGGGCGATCAGGGACGGCGTCGTCGGTCCGTCCACCAGCGCGGGACACCAATGGGTGTGGCAGACGAGGTCCTGGTCGCACGGCGATCGCGAACCGGCCGCGGTCCTCTACCAAACGGTGGTCAACAGCCCGGGAAATCCGGGGCCGCTGCTGGGCGGCATCAATGTCGATGTCGACGACGTCCTCGCCGCCGATTTCGGGCAGTGGGATCTCGATCGCTGA